The following are encoded in a window of Arthrobacter antioxidans genomic DNA:
- a CDS encoding SGNH/GDSL hydrolase family protein produces the protein MAGRFVAIGDSFTEGVGDWNTSFPNGVRGWADRVAKQLGRQDPAWEYANLAIRSKRLHHVRDEQVDRALALQPTLVSLYAGGNDILEVRTDMPALMREYESVVARIAASGARPLLFTGFDIPLSPVFEPMKRRNWLYNEHVRRIARTYDAVLVDYWCFDEYSDPGLWDADRLHMSPAGHRNLAAHVLRVLGVDHSLTPRLPEREGYAGLVAGLRRESAWLGEWVVPMFGRRLRKVTLGDDLQPRWPEPVRPAEGLKRLARARRTAVG, from the coding sequence ATGGCTGGACGGTTCGTGGCGATCGGCGATTCCTTCACCGAGGGGGTCGGTGACTGGAACACCTCCTTCCCCAACGGGGTGCGGGGCTGGGCGGACCGCGTGGCCAAGCAGCTGGGGCGCCAGGATCCCGCCTGGGAGTACGCGAACCTGGCGATCCGCAGCAAGCGGCTGCATCACGTGCGGGACGAACAGGTGGATCGTGCGCTGGCACTCCAGCCGACCCTCGTGAGCCTCTACGCCGGCGGCAACGACATCCTCGAAGTGCGCACCGACATGCCGGCCCTCATGCGGGAGTACGAGTCCGTGGTGGCGCGCATCGCCGCGTCGGGCGCCCGCCCGCTCCTGTTCACCGGGTTCGACATCCCCCTGAGCCCCGTCTTCGAGCCGATGAAGCGCCGCAACTGGCTCTACAACGAGCACGTGCGGCGGATCGCGCGCACGTACGACGCCGTCCTGGTGGACTACTGGTGCTTCGACGAGTACTCGGATCCGGGACTGTGGGACGCCGACCGCCTGCACATGTCGCCCGCCGGGCACCGGAACCTGGCGGCGCACGTGCTGCGGGTCCTCGGCGTGGACCACTCCCTTACGCCGCGCCTGCCCGAGCGGGAGGGGTATGCAGGGCTGGTGGCGGGACTGCGCCGCGAGTCGGCCTGGCTCGGGGAGTGGGTGGTGCCCATGTTCGGCCGGCGCCTGCGGAAGGTCACGCTCGGCGACGACCTGCAGCCGCGGTGGCCGGAGCCCGTCCGCCCGGCCGAGGGCCTGAAGCGCCTGGCGCGCGCCCGGCGGACGGCCGTGGGCTAG
- a CDS encoding DUF4397 domain-containing protein — MQRSLYAIGAVAALGAASIAAPATAAEAPADASLSVLHGVPDLTVDVYVNGALTLDDFTPGTLAGPLALPAGNYQLAITASDAADASAPVIGPVDVTLEAGGNYTATANLDAAGQPTANFYTNDVSTIEAGKTRLTVRHVAAAPAVDVLAGGAPIVQNLSNPAEASLTTDPGTVSATVAATGTTDPVIGPADLNLPEGTSTIVYAWGSLEAGNLALATQSIEGLHSSPGAVPGGQSGLAAQDDNGAAVGIGAFLLVLLGGAAAVARRRTARV; from the coding sequence ATGCAACGAAGCCTGTACGCCATTGGAGCCGTAGCAGCCCTGGGAGCGGCGTCCATCGCCGCCCCGGCAACCGCCGCCGAGGCTCCGGCCGATGCGTCCCTGTCCGTCCTCCACGGCGTCCCGGACCTCACCGTGGACGTCTATGTCAACGGCGCCCTCACGCTGGACGACTTCACGCCGGGCACGCTGGCCGGTCCGCTCGCCCTGCCGGCGGGGAACTACCAGCTGGCGATCACGGCGTCCGACGCCGCCGACGCCAGCGCGCCGGTGATCGGCCCCGTCGACGTGACGCTCGAGGCCGGCGGGAACTACACCGCGACGGCGAATCTCGACGCCGCGGGGCAGCCGACGGCGAACTTCTACACCAATGACGTCTCGACCATCGAGGCCGGCAAGACACGGCTGACGGTCCGCCACGTCGCGGCCGCACCTGCCGTCGACGTCCTGGCCGGAGGTGCGCCGATCGTCCAGAACCTGAGCAATCCGGCCGAGGCCTCGCTGACCACGGATCCCGGCACGGTGTCGGCGACCGTCGCGGCCACGGGTACCACCGACCCGGTGATCGGCCCCGCCGACCTGAACCTCCCCGAGGGCACCTCGACGATCGTCTACGCCTGGGGCAGCCTCGAGGCCGGGAACCTCGCACTCGCCACGCAGTCGATCGAGGGGCTCCACTCCTCGCCCGGCGCCGTCCCCGGAGGCCAGTCCGGCCTCGCCGCGCAGGACGACAACGGAGCGGCCGTCGGGATCGGCGCGTTCCTCCTGGTCCTGTTGGGCGGAGCGGCAGCCGTCGCCCGCCGTCGGACCGCGCGGGTCTGA
- a CDS encoding SDR family oxidoreductase produces the protein MDQRIAVTGSTGTVGGRVARDLAAEGVPLILPVRSPDRADRLPDAVIRQCTYDDADASVAALAGAEVLFMVSAAEEADRVATHRTFIDAAKAAGVRHVVYTSFLGAAPDATFLLGRDHWATEEYLRRSGMAWTFLRDNLYLDVVPALAEDGVIRGPAGDGRLSAVAQSDVARSAAAVLRAPADHEGKAYRLTGPEAFTLAGAAALLTELTPATVRFEDQTYDDAMASRAHHGAPRWQVEAWVSTYTAIARGEMAEVSPDVEHLTGQRPLGLRDLLSAQG, from the coding sequence ATGGACCAGCGCATCGCAGTCACAGGCTCGACCGGCACCGTGGGCGGACGTGTCGCCCGGGACCTCGCCGCCGAGGGGGTGCCGCTCATCCTCCCGGTCAGATCACCGGACCGGGCGGACCGTCTCCCCGACGCCGTCATCCGGCAGTGCACCTACGACGACGCCGACGCGTCCGTCGCGGCGCTCGCCGGCGCCGAGGTCCTGTTCATGGTCTCCGCCGCGGAGGAGGCCGACCGCGTGGCGACCCACCGCACCTTCATCGACGCGGCGAAGGCGGCAGGCGTGCGGCACGTCGTCTACACCTCGTTCCTCGGCGCCGCCCCCGATGCCACATTCCTGCTCGGCCGCGACCACTGGGCCACGGAGGAGTACCTGCGACGCTCGGGCATGGCCTGGACGTTCCTGCGCGACAACCTCTACCTCGACGTCGTGCCCGCCCTCGCGGAGGACGGCGTCATCCGCGGTCCGGCCGGGGACGGCCGGCTCTCCGCCGTCGCGCAGTCCGACGTCGCACGGTCCGCCGCCGCAGTGCTGCGGGCGCCCGCGGACCATGAGGGGAAGGCGTACCGGCTGACCGGCCCGGAGGCCTTCACCCTGGCCGGCGCCGCCGCCCTCCTGACGGAGCTCACCCCCGCGACCGTGCGGTTCGAGGACCAGACGTACGACGACGCGATGGCCTCCCGCGCCCACCACGGTGCCCCCCGCTGGCAGGTCGAGGCCTGGGTGAGCACGTACACGGCCATCGCCCGCGGCGAGATGGCCGAGGTGTCCCCCGACGTCGAACACCTCACCGGACAGAGACCGCTCGGCCTCCGCGACCTCCTCTCGGCGCAGGGCTAG
- a CDS encoding class F sortase, with protein sequence MHSRRTALAAAAFASILLVGCAQADDPPTADPAPAITAPVPTLPAPTDGGDAADAAPATDAAAPPSVMAEVPLQKADGALQPGDPAPVSLVVAGTDISVEVVDVGIEENDAMEIPDSFYEAGWYRYGPAPGAEAGNAVIAAHVDSLTEVMPFAQLKDVAIGTTVTVGLEDGRSLTYAVSDVRNVPKATLNGSEIFKRDGDHELKIITCGGEWLAEEGDYEDNVVLTALPL encoded by the coding sequence GTGCATTCCAGACGAACTGCCCTGGCCGCGGCGGCCTTCGCCTCCATCCTCCTCGTGGGATGTGCGCAGGCCGACGATCCGCCGACGGCGGACCCGGCGCCGGCCATCACGGCGCCCGTCCCCACCCTGCCGGCACCGACGGACGGCGGGGACGCGGCCGATGCCGCGCCGGCGACGGACGCCGCCGCACCCCCGTCGGTGATGGCAGAGGTGCCCCTCCAGAAGGCGGACGGGGCTCTCCAGCCAGGAGACCCGGCCCCGGTCTCGCTCGTCGTCGCCGGTACCGACATCTCCGTGGAGGTCGTGGACGTCGGTATCGAGGAGAACGACGCCATGGAGATCCCCGACAGCTTCTACGAAGCGGGGTGGTACCGGTACGGCCCCGCGCCCGGCGCGGAAGCGGGCAATGCGGTGATTGCCGCCCACGTGGACAGCCTCACGGAGGTGATGCCCTTCGCCCAGCTGAAGGACGTGGCGATCGGGACCACCGTCACGGTGGGTCTGGAGGACGGCCGGTCCCTGACCTACGCGGTCTCGGACGTGCGGAATGTCCCGAAGGCCACGCTGAACGGGTCGGAGATCTTCAAGCGCGACGGCGACCACGAGCTCAAGATCATCACCTGCGGGGGTGAATGGCTGGCCGAGGAAGGAGACTATGAGGATAATGTAGTGCTCACAGCCTTACCGCTCTGA
- a CDS encoding anti-sigma factor domain-containing protein — translation MQHLDPDAAGLAALGEPLDSWSQEHLGQCGTCSAEVDGLRSVVATAKADGSVVVLERPDPAVWDAIKAELGLPADLQADGAEAGAEPSATVRGLSAVRDRPARRRRQVSTRWLAVAAGVGILVGGGALWGWETLRSGGSSVVLAQAELDPLPGFSGSGEATISRADNGTRSLEVDLTGATPEGFRQVWLIAPDLQEMYSVGLMEADHGSFAVPADIDLARYPIVDVSDEPFDGDPTHSSVSMVRGTIGAVGG, via the coding sequence ATGCAGCATCTTGACCCCGACGCGGCCGGTCTCGCCGCGCTGGGTGAACCACTCGACTCCTGGTCGCAGGAGCACCTGGGACAGTGCGGTACCTGTTCCGCGGAGGTGGACGGGCTGCGGAGCGTCGTCGCCACCGCGAAGGCCGACGGGTCGGTAGTGGTCCTGGAGCGGCCGGACCCGGCGGTCTGGGATGCGATCAAGGCCGAGCTCGGCCTGCCCGCGGACCTGCAGGCGGACGGCGCGGAAGCGGGCGCCGAGCCGTCGGCGACCGTGCGGGGCCTGTCCGCGGTCAGGGACCGGCCGGCACGCAGGCGGCGCCAGGTCTCCACCCGATGGCTGGCGGTCGCCGCCGGCGTCGGCATCCTCGTGGGTGGAGGAGCGCTCTGGGGGTGGGAGACCCTGCGCTCGGGTGGCAGCAGTGTGGTGCTGGCCCAGGCCGAGTTGGACCCCCTGCCCGGCTTCTCGGGCTCGGGAGAGGCCACGATCTCACGCGCCGACAACGGAACCCGGAGCCTCGAGGTCGACCTCACGGGGGCGACGCCGGAGGGGTTCCGGCAGGTGTGGCTGATCGCCCCCGACCTGCAGGAGATGTACAGCGTCGGCCTGATGGAGGCGGACCACGGCAGTTTCGCTGTCCCGGCCGATATCGATCTGGCGCGGTACCCCATCGTGGACGTCTCCGACGAGCCCTTCGACGGGGATCCCACCCATTCCAGCGTCAGCATGGTCCGGGGCACCATCGGGGCCGTCGGCGGCTGA
- a CDS encoding RNA polymerase sigma factor gives MASPGPDWTKQLDLDFSAGDERAMTAAYETFSPLVYTIALRSMRDRAAAADITQDVFVRAWRSRDRFDPESGVVPAWIMGICRNVILDSLSARSRQEHLVARAGVAPEYGATLDHGVDTITDRVVLGSELARLGEPQGSILRLAFYEDLTHQQISARMNLPLGTVKSHIRRSLVHLRNRLGEWNAAS, from the coding sequence GTGGCATCTCCGGGCCCTGACTGGACGAAGCAGCTCGACCTGGATTTCTCTGCAGGGGACGAGCGCGCGATGACTGCTGCGTACGAGACGTTCTCACCCCTGGTCTACACGATCGCCCTGCGGTCGATGAGGGACCGCGCGGCCGCCGCCGACATCACCCAGGACGTCTTCGTCAGGGCGTGGCGTTCCCGGGACCGCTTCGACCCCGAGTCGGGTGTGGTGCCGGCCTGGATCATGGGAATCTGCCGGAACGTCATCCTCGACTCGCTGTCGGCCAGGAGCAGGCAGGAACACCTGGTGGCCCGGGCCGGCGTCGCCCCGGAATACGGTGCCACCCTCGATCACGGTGTGGACACCATCACCGATCGCGTGGTCCTGGGATCGGAGCTCGCACGGCTCGGGGAGCCCCAGGGTTCCATCCTCAGGCTGGCCTTCTACGAAGACCTCACACATCAACAGATCTCGGCGCGGATGAATCTTCCCCTGGGAACCGTCAAGAGCCATATCCGAAGGAGTCTCGTGCACCTACGCAATCGATTGGGGGAGTGGAATGCAGCATCTTGA
- a CDS encoding SDR family oxidoreductase — protein MTSENTAGSTDQYTFQNPVTRFESITPPAEHTAEPGLESSMDIKADRGETSYRGTGRLAGRKALITGADSGIGAAVAIAFAREGADVALSYLPEEEGDAQVVKALIEAEGRTAVCIPGDLKDPAYCISLVQQAADGLGGLDTLVNNAGKQVAVESLEDLSDEQLDHTYKTNIYSFFRVTKEALKHLKPGSAIINSTSIQAYEPSPTLVDYASTKAAINNFTKGLAQQLAPKGIRVNAVAPGPIWTPLQPSGGQPKEALPEFGKDTPLGRAGQPVELAPAYVFLASSESSYVLGETLNVNGGMPSP, from the coding sequence ATGACCTCCGAGAACACCGCAGGATCGACCGACCAGTACACCTTCCAGAACCCCGTCACGCGGTTCGAGAGCATCACCCCTCCCGCCGAGCACACGGCGGAGCCGGGGCTCGAGTCCAGCATGGACATCAAGGCCGACCGCGGTGAGACCTCCTACCGCGGGACGGGCCGCCTCGCGGGCCGCAAGGCCCTCATCACCGGGGCGGACTCCGGGATCGGCGCCGCCGTGGCCATCGCGTTCGCCCGCGAAGGAGCCGACGTCGCCCTGTCCTACCTTCCCGAGGAGGAGGGCGACGCGCAGGTCGTCAAGGCCCTCATCGAGGCGGAGGGCCGTACGGCCGTCTGTATCCCCGGTGACCTGAAGGACCCCGCGTACTGCATCTCCCTCGTGCAGCAGGCCGCGGACGGCCTCGGCGGCCTGGACACGCTCGTCAACAACGCCGGCAAGCAGGTGGCCGTCGAGTCGCTCGAGGACCTGAGCGACGAGCAGCTGGACCACACGTACAAGACGAACATCTACTCGTTCTTCCGCGTGACCAAGGAGGCGCTCAAGCACCTCAAGCCCGGCTCGGCGATCATCAACTCCACCTCGATCCAGGCCTACGAGCCCTCGCCCACCCTCGTGGACTACGCGAGCACCAAGGCCGCGATCAACAACTTCACCAAGGGGCTCGCGCAGCAGCTCGCGCCCAAGGGCATCCGGGTCAACGCCGTGGCTCCCGGACCCATCTGGACGCCGCTGCAGCCCTCGGGCGGACAGCCGAAGGAGGCGCTGCCCGAGTTCGGCAAGGACACCCCGCTGGGCCGCGCGGGACAGCCGGTCGAACTCGCGCCGGCCTACGTCTTCCTGGCGTCCTCCGAGTCGAGCTACGTGCTCGGCGAGACCTTGAACGTGAACGGCGGCATGCCTTCGCCGTAG
- a CDS encoding flavin reductase family protein: MRKDVVPDPANSRAFYKFLTSVVVPRPIAWVSSTSVDGVDNLAPHSFFTIASVNPPIVQFTSVGRKDSVRNIEATGEFVVSFTPEDLFEAVNATGTAFPPEVSEFDAAGLTREPSTTVRPPRVLESPVALECRLHLIQDMGDCTLVFGEVLHAVVSEDVLDGELPSIAALRPLSRLGRNEWGTAGTIRTIPRIPVGDWPGHYRGAHTAP; encoded by the coding sequence ATGCGCAAGGACGTCGTCCCGGACCCCGCGAACAGCCGCGCGTTCTACAAGTTCCTGACCTCCGTCGTCGTGCCGCGCCCCATCGCCTGGGTCTCGTCCACGTCGGTGGACGGGGTGGACAACCTCGCGCCGCACTCCTTCTTCACGATCGCCTCGGTCAACCCGCCGATCGTCCAGTTCACGTCCGTGGGACGCAAGGACTCCGTGCGCAACATCGAGGCCACGGGCGAATTCGTGGTGAGCTTCACCCCGGAGGACCTCTTCGAGGCCGTCAACGCCACCGGCACTGCCTTCCCGCCGGAGGTCAGCGAGTTCGACGCCGCCGGCCTCACCCGGGAGCCGAGCACCACGGTGCGGCCACCGCGCGTCCTGGAGTCACCCGTGGCCCTCGAGTGCCGGCTCCACCTGATCCAGGACATGGGCGACTGCACCCTCGTCTTCGGCGAGGTGCTGCACGCGGTGGTCTCCGAGGACGTGCTCGACGGCGAGCTCCCGTCCATCGCCGCGCTCAGGCCGCTCTCGAGGCTGGGGAGGAACGAGTGGGGGACGGCGGGGACCATCCGGACGATCCCGCGCATTCCCGTCGGGGACTGGCCCGGGCACTACCGTGGGGCGCACACCGCCCCCTGA
- a CDS encoding zinc-ribbon domain-containing protein, with protein MFFLFGLTTREHLQSTHSASCRYCGRFAPQQVIQRRTKISVFFIPLLTVKKTRLQACTNCGGTSRIDGAGQRTMAH; from the coding sequence ATGTTCTTCCTCTTCGGCCTCACCACACGTGAGCACCTCCAGTCCACCCATTCCGCTTCCTGCCGCTACTGCGGGAGGTTCGCACCGCAGCAGGTGATCCAGCGCAGGACGAAGATCTCCGTGTTCTTCATCCCGCTCCTCACCGTGAAGAAGACGCGCCTGCAGGCCTGCACGAACTGCGGCGGCACCTCGCGCATCGACGGTGCCGGCCAGCGCACCATGGCGCACTGA